One stretch of Sander lucioperca isolate FBNREF2018 chromosome 13, SLUC_FBN_1.2, whole genome shotgun sequence DNA includes these proteins:
- the alkbh4 gene encoding alpha-ketoglutarate-dependent dioxygenase alkB homolog 4: MMAPDSSDGVTSCACKGIRRCLKCEKLRGKAQLEANEPKIVHRLLYDPETGLAIHKDAEATSFPFPGVFLRENFISEEEEKNLISTMDQDVWNESQSGRRKQDFGPKVNFKKRKVRIGGFSGLPALSQKLVLRMQQEPSLGGFQPVEQCNLDYHPQRGSAIDPHLDDSWLWGERLVTVNMLSDTTLTMSLEQGLPDLGLAGEVHVAVHLPRRSLVVLYGEARHRWKHAIHRDDVQERRVCSTYRELSAEFLPGGQHAELGTQLLNISLSFQGTPI, translated from the exons ATGATGGCCCCTGACAGCAGTGATGGCGTTACTTCGTGTGCTTGTAAAGGTATCCGGCGGTGTCTCAAGTGTGAAAAGTTAAGGGGAAAAGCACAACTGGAGGCGAATGAACCAAAG ATTGTGCATCGTTTACTCTACGATCCTGAGACAGGGCTTGCCATTCACAAAGATGCCGAGGCTACGTCCTTCCCCTTTCCTGGTGTCTTCCTGCGGGAGAACTTCATatcagaagaggaggagaaaaaccTGATAAGCACGATGGATCAAGATGTGTGGAATGAATCCCAGTCTGGTCGAAGGAAACAG GACTTTGGTCCAAAAGTTAACTTCAAGAAAAGGAAAGTGCGTATAGGTGGCTTCAGTGGACTGCCTGCTTTGAGCCAAAAACTAGTGCTCCGAATGCAGCAAGAGCCAAGTCTAGGAGGCTTTCAACCAGTGGAGCAGTGCAACCTGGATTACCATCCTCAGCGAGGCTCCGCCATCGATCCACACCTAGACGACTCCTGGCTGTGGGGGGAACGCCTGGTCACCGTCAACATGTTATCGGACACTACACTCACCATGTCCCTCGAACAGGGTCTGCCAGATTTGGGACTAGCAGGGGAAGTCCATGTAGCTGTGCATCTTCCTCGCAGATCTTTAGTAGTGTTATATGGCGAGGCGCGGCACAGATGGAAACATGCCATTCATAGGGACGATGTTCAGGAGCGCAGAGTTTGCAGCACCTACAGAGAGCTGTCTGCAGAGTTTCTACCTGGAGGGCAGCATGCAGAGCTGGGAACTCAGCTGTTGAACATTTCTTTGAGCTTCCAAGGAACGCCAATATAG
- the lrwd1 gene encoding leucine-rich repeat and WD repeat-containing protein 1 isoform X3, whose amino-acid sequence MEKITEKLLLDKGSPKTNKLEQIKTLNLSRLALKSQDLPVRLLSRLQCLEQWDLSGNRLQELPKNLELPALRSLDLSDNQLEDVTTLESLSNLEELKMEDNLYITVSDNYKLMALLPKLRIHNGKDVSTTANHLRYVYTENLRTRIIAVWEKSFCLPDPITAEKMSALEKDFVNTARQQVKFGPSSVSDFTKWRVENIAKEYLHSLTEPKKEPESKESVDTKENCGASTPTKRKQTASVDAIIRLTPRKKLRADLPASPAEASPRKSSLRKLETLTQTSAVRMSPRKISQPPSTPTRGQTTPRRGATTVRPTKEDDGAQRKQKNRTDADMLSTIKSPSKTQQPVCLKPLHVLQCHSKQDSSEDFSTQLWACAFQPVPDFNGTGGGSRLVATCGGDSLCVIDCETGLVMKKYKVPGEEFFSLAWSTVLMSRGGGASAQHCSILAAGGKKGLVKLIHPRNNMAYGEFRASRKALSVLRFNHRQGNFLFTGSYDNKIVMWDIGGVDSQYNYKVVQLLVLEISATPLHICLPPTSPSSHLLTACEDGLHCYNTQLGTNNTKRSEEMEITFPIYKKEDEHHDYHTIDGLSFLTDDIVASKNYMHGSIYLWSWSRTKAQRPDKKDRTVCAVVLAELQWANTEIPYLALNTCPGRAYIVCGDDKGRLWTYHVNDLQKNSFQTGKPILPTEVLEWPTPVRKGIGQVEGPTINSVAMDPELHYLVALSDKNMVIVWKREKSS is encoded by the exons ATGGAGAAAATAACAGAGAAACTGCTACTGGACAAAGGATCTCCAAAAACCAACAAACTGGAGCAAATCAAGACACTGAA TCTGTCTAGGCTGGCACTGAAGTCTCAGGACTTGCCGGTCAGGCTGCTGTCCCGACTCCAGTGCCTGGAGCAGTGGGATCTTTCTGGGAACAGACTGCAGGAGTTGCCCAAGAACCTGGAGCTGCCTGCCCTTCGCTCCCTGGACCTCAGCGACAACCAGCTGGAGGATGTTACCACTCTGGAGTCTCTAAGCAATCTGGAGGAGCTCAAGATGGAGGACAATCTTTATATCACT GTGAGTGATAACTACAAGCTGATGGCGTTGTTGCCCAAACTGAGGATTCACAACGGTAAAGATGTCAGCACGACTGCAAACCACCTGCGCTATGTCTACACGGAGAACTTGAGGACCAGG atAATTGCAGTTTGGGAGAAGAGCTTCTGTCTTCCGGATCCCATCACAGCAGAGAAGATGTCGGCCTTGGAGAAAGACTTTGTCAACACTGCCCGTCAACAAGTTAAATTTGGACCCAGTTCAGTCAGTGATTTCACCAAATGGAGG GTAGAGAATATCGCTAAGGAGTATCTGCACTCTCTGACAGAACCAAAGAAAGAACCAGAGAGCAAGGAGTCTGTTGACACTAAAGAGAACTGT GGTGCCTCGACGCCGACCAAGAGGAAACAAACTGCGTCAGTGGACGCCATCATCAGACTGACACCTCGCAAGAAATTGCGCGCAGATCTCCCAGCCTCCCCAGCTGAAGCCAGTCCTCGCAAATCCAGTCTCCGCAAACTTGAGACGCTAACCCAGACCAGCGCTGTCAGGATGAGCCCCCGCAAGATAAGTCAGCCTCCCTCTACCCCCACCAGAGGACAGACGACGCCCAGGAGAGGTGCGACAACAGTGCGACCAACCAAAGAGGACGATGGTGCTCAGAGAAAACAGAAGAACAGAACAGACGCTGACATGTTGTCCACAATAAAGAGCCCCAGCAAGACACAG CAGCCAGTGTGTCTGAAGCCTCTCCACGTCCTCCAGTGCCACAGCAAACAGGACAGCTCGGAGGACTTCTCTACCCAGCTGTGGGCCTGTGCTTTCCAGCCAGTGCCAGATTTCAACG GCACTGGTGGAGGAAGCCGTTTGGTTGCTACCTGTGGTGGAGACTCTCTCTGCGTGATTGACTGTGAAACCGGGCTGGTGATGAAGAAGTACAAAGTTCCTGGCGAG GAGTTCTTCTCCCTGGCCTGGTCCACAGTGTTGATGTCCAGGGGAGGCGGGGCCTCAGCTCAACACTGCAGCATTCTGGCAGCTGGAGGGAAGAAAGGACTGGTCAAACTGATCCACCCCAGAAATAACATGGCCTACGGGGAGTTCCGAGCCAGCCGCAAGGCGCTGTCTGTCCTGCGCTTCAACCACCGCCAGGGGAACTTCCTCTTCA CGGGATCATATGATAACAAGATTGTGATGTGGGACATCGGTGGAGTGGACAGCCAGTACAACTATAAAGTTGT TCAGCTGCTGGTGTTGGAGATCAGCGCCACTCCTCTACACATCTGCCTCCCCCCCACTTCCCCCAGCTCACACCTACTGACTGCCTGTGAGGACGGcctgcactgctacaacacacaactCGGCACCAACAACACAAAGAG GTCTGAGGAGATGGAGATAACTTTCCCCATATATAAGAAGGAAGACGAACACCATGACTACCACACCATTGATGGCCTGAGTTTTCTTACAGATGACATAGTGG CCTCCAAGAACTACATGCATGGTTCCATATACTTGTGGAGCTGGAGCAGGACCAAGGCTCAGCGGCCTGACAAGAAGGACAGGACAGTTTGTGCTGTGGTTCTGGCTGAGCTGCAGTGGGCCAACACTGAGATTCCCTACCTGGCTCTCAACACATGCCCTG gcCGAGCCTACATAGTGTGTGGTGATGACAAAGGCAGGCTATGGACATACCACGTCAACGACCTGCAGAAAAACAGTTTCCAGACTGGGAAACCCATACTGCCCACTGAG GTGCTGGAGTGGCCGACCCCGGTAAGAAAGGGAATCGGCCAGGTGGAGGGCCCCACCATCAACAGTGTAGCAATGGACCCTGAGCTCCACTACCTGGTGGCCCTTagtgacaaaaatatggtgatCGTGTGGAAGAGAGAAAAGTCCTCCTGA
- the lrwd1 gene encoding leucine-rich repeat and WD repeat-containing protein 1 isoform X2 translates to MEKITEKLLLDKGSPKTNKLEQIKTLNLSRLALKSQDLPVRLLSRLQCLEQWDLSGNRLQELPKNLELPALRSLDLSDNQLEDVTTLESLSNLEELKMEDNLYITVSDNYKLMALLPKLRIHNGKDVSTTANHLRYVYTENLRTRIIAVWEKSFCLPDPITAEKMSALEKDFVNTARQQVKFGPSSVSDFTKWRVENIAKEYLHSLTEPKKEPESKESVDTKENCGASTPTKRKQTASVDAIIRLTPRKKLRADLPASPAEASPRKSSLRKLETLTQTSAVRMSPRKISQPPSTPTRGQTTPRRGATTVRPTKEDDGAQRKQKNRTDADMLSTIKSPSKTQPVCLKPLHVLQCHSKQDSSEDFSTQLWACAFQPVPDFNGTGGGSRLVATCGGDSLCVIDCETGLVMKKYKVPGEEFFSLAWSTVLMSRGGGASAQHCSILAAGGKKGLVKLIHPRNNMAYGEFRASRKALSVLRFNHRQGNFLFTGSYDNKIVMWDIGGVDSQYNYKVVQLLVLEISATPLHICLPPTSPSSHLLTACEDGLHCYNTQLGTNNTKSRSEEMEITFPIYKKEDEHHDYHTIDGLSFLTDDIVASKNYMHGSIYLWSWSRTKAQRPDKKDRTVCAVVLAELQWANTEIPYLALNTCPGRAYIVCGDDKGRLWTYHVNDLQKNSFQTGKPILPTEVLEWPTPVRKGIGQVEGPTINSVAMDPELHYLVALSDKNMVIVWKREKSS, encoded by the exons ATGGAGAAAATAACAGAGAAACTGCTACTGGACAAAGGATCTCCAAAAACCAACAAACTGGAGCAAATCAAGACACTGAA TCTGTCTAGGCTGGCACTGAAGTCTCAGGACTTGCCGGTCAGGCTGCTGTCCCGACTCCAGTGCCTGGAGCAGTGGGATCTTTCTGGGAACAGACTGCAGGAGTTGCCCAAGAACCTGGAGCTGCCTGCCCTTCGCTCCCTGGACCTCAGCGACAACCAGCTGGAGGATGTTACCACTCTGGAGTCTCTAAGCAATCTGGAGGAGCTCAAGATGGAGGACAATCTTTATATCACT GTGAGTGATAACTACAAGCTGATGGCGTTGTTGCCCAAACTGAGGATTCACAACGGTAAAGATGTCAGCACGACTGCAAACCACCTGCGCTATGTCTACACGGAGAACTTGAGGACCAGG atAATTGCAGTTTGGGAGAAGAGCTTCTGTCTTCCGGATCCCATCACAGCAGAGAAGATGTCGGCCTTGGAGAAAGACTTTGTCAACACTGCCCGTCAACAAGTTAAATTTGGACCCAGTTCAGTCAGTGATTTCACCAAATGGAGG GTAGAGAATATCGCTAAGGAGTATCTGCACTCTCTGACAGAACCAAAGAAAGAACCAGAGAGCAAGGAGTCTGTTGACACTAAAGAGAACTGT GGTGCCTCGACGCCGACCAAGAGGAAACAAACTGCGTCAGTGGACGCCATCATCAGACTGACACCTCGCAAGAAATTGCGCGCAGATCTCCCAGCCTCCCCAGCTGAAGCCAGTCCTCGCAAATCCAGTCTCCGCAAACTTGAGACGCTAACCCAGACCAGCGCTGTCAGGATGAGCCCCCGCAAGATAAGTCAGCCTCCCTCTACCCCCACCAGAGGACAGACGACGCCCAGGAGAGGTGCGACAACAGTGCGACCAACCAAAGAGGACGATGGTGCTCAGAGAAAACAGAAGAACAGAACAGACGCTGACATGTTGTCCACAATAAAGAGCCCCAGCAAGACACAG CCAGTGTGTCTGAAGCCTCTCCACGTCCTCCAGTGCCACAGCAAACAGGACAGCTCGGAGGACTTCTCTACCCAGCTGTGGGCCTGTGCTTTCCAGCCAGTGCCAGATTTCAACG GCACTGGTGGAGGAAGCCGTTTGGTTGCTACCTGTGGTGGAGACTCTCTCTGCGTGATTGACTGTGAAACCGGGCTGGTGATGAAGAAGTACAAAGTTCCTGGCGAG GAGTTCTTCTCCCTGGCCTGGTCCACAGTGTTGATGTCCAGGGGAGGCGGGGCCTCAGCTCAACACTGCAGCATTCTGGCAGCTGGAGGGAAGAAAGGACTGGTCAAACTGATCCACCCCAGAAATAACATGGCCTACGGGGAGTTCCGAGCCAGCCGCAAGGCGCTGTCTGTCCTGCGCTTCAACCACCGCCAGGGGAACTTCCTCTTCA CGGGATCATATGATAACAAGATTGTGATGTGGGACATCGGTGGAGTGGACAGCCAGTACAACTATAAAGTTGT TCAGCTGCTGGTGTTGGAGATCAGCGCCACTCCTCTACACATCTGCCTCCCCCCCACTTCCCCCAGCTCACACCTACTGACTGCCTGTGAGGACGGcctgcactgctacaacacacaactCGGCACCAACAACACAAAGAG taGGTCTGAGGAGATGGAGATAACTTTCCCCATATATAAGAAGGAAGACGAACACCATGACTACCACACCATTGATGGCCTGAGTTTTCTTACAGATGACATAGTGG CCTCCAAGAACTACATGCATGGTTCCATATACTTGTGGAGCTGGAGCAGGACCAAGGCTCAGCGGCCTGACAAGAAGGACAGGACAGTTTGTGCTGTGGTTCTGGCTGAGCTGCAGTGGGCCAACACTGAGATTCCCTACCTGGCTCTCAACACATGCCCTG gcCGAGCCTACATAGTGTGTGGTGATGACAAAGGCAGGCTATGGACATACCACGTCAACGACCTGCAGAAAAACAGTTTCCAGACTGGGAAACCCATACTGCCCACTGAG GTGCTGGAGTGGCCGACCCCGGTAAGAAAGGGAATCGGCCAGGTGGAGGGCCCCACCATCAACAGTGTAGCAATGGACCCTGAGCTCCACTACCTGGTGGCCCTTagtgacaaaaatatggtgatCGTGTGGAAGAGAGAAAAGTCCTCCTGA
- the lrwd1 gene encoding leucine-rich repeat and WD repeat-containing protein 1 isoform X1: MEKITEKLLLDKGSPKTNKLEQIKTLNLSRLALKSQDLPVRLLSRLQCLEQWDLSGNRLQELPKNLELPALRSLDLSDNQLEDVTTLESLSNLEELKMEDNLYITVSDNYKLMALLPKLRIHNGKDVSTTANHLRYVYTENLRTRIIAVWEKSFCLPDPITAEKMSALEKDFVNTARQQVKFGPSSVSDFTKWRVENIAKEYLHSLTEPKKEPESKESVDTKENCGASTPTKRKQTASVDAIIRLTPRKKLRADLPASPAEASPRKSSLRKLETLTQTSAVRMSPRKISQPPSTPTRGQTTPRRGATTVRPTKEDDGAQRKQKNRTDADMLSTIKSPSKTQQPVCLKPLHVLQCHSKQDSSEDFSTQLWACAFQPVPDFNGTGGGSRLVATCGGDSLCVIDCETGLVMKKYKVPGEEFFSLAWSTVLMSRGGGASAQHCSILAAGGKKGLVKLIHPRNNMAYGEFRASRKALSVLRFNHRQGNFLFTGSYDNKIVMWDIGGVDSQYNYKVVQLLVLEISATPLHICLPPTSPSSHLLTACEDGLHCYNTQLGTNNTKSRSEEMEITFPIYKKEDEHHDYHTIDGLSFLTDDIVASKNYMHGSIYLWSWSRTKAQRPDKKDRTVCAVVLAELQWANTEIPYLALNTCPGRAYIVCGDDKGRLWTYHVNDLQKNSFQTGKPILPTEVLEWPTPVRKGIGQVEGPTINSVAMDPELHYLVALSDKNMVIVWKREKSS; the protein is encoded by the exons ATGGAGAAAATAACAGAGAAACTGCTACTGGACAAAGGATCTCCAAAAACCAACAAACTGGAGCAAATCAAGACACTGAA TCTGTCTAGGCTGGCACTGAAGTCTCAGGACTTGCCGGTCAGGCTGCTGTCCCGACTCCAGTGCCTGGAGCAGTGGGATCTTTCTGGGAACAGACTGCAGGAGTTGCCCAAGAACCTGGAGCTGCCTGCCCTTCGCTCCCTGGACCTCAGCGACAACCAGCTGGAGGATGTTACCACTCTGGAGTCTCTAAGCAATCTGGAGGAGCTCAAGATGGAGGACAATCTTTATATCACT GTGAGTGATAACTACAAGCTGATGGCGTTGTTGCCCAAACTGAGGATTCACAACGGTAAAGATGTCAGCACGACTGCAAACCACCTGCGCTATGTCTACACGGAGAACTTGAGGACCAGG atAATTGCAGTTTGGGAGAAGAGCTTCTGTCTTCCGGATCCCATCACAGCAGAGAAGATGTCGGCCTTGGAGAAAGACTTTGTCAACACTGCCCGTCAACAAGTTAAATTTGGACCCAGTTCAGTCAGTGATTTCACCAAATGGAGG GTAGAGAATATCGCTAAGGAGTATCTGCACTCTCTGACAGAACCAAAGAAAGAACCAGAGAGCAAGGAGTCTGTTGACACTAAAGAGAACTGT GGTGCCTCGACGCCGACCAAGAGGAAACAAACTGCGTCAGTGGACGCCATCATCAGACTGACACCTCGCAAGAAATTGCGCGCAGATCTCCCAGCCTCCCCAGCTGAAGCCAGTCCTCGCAAATCCAGTCTCCGCAAACTTGAGACGCTAACCCAGACCAGCGCTGTCAGGATGAGCCCCCGCAAGATAAGTCAGCCTCCCTCTACCCCCACCAGAGGACAGACGACGCCCAGGAGAGGTGCGACAACAGTGCGACCAACCAAAGAGGACGATGGTGCTCAGAGAAAACAGAAGAACAGAACAGACGCTGACATGTTGTCCACAATAAAGAGCCCCAGCAAGACACAG CAGCCAGTGTGTCTGAAGCCTCTCCACGTCCTCCAGTGCCACAGCAAACAGGACAGCTCGGAGGACTTCTCTACCCAGCTGTGGGCCTGTGCTTTCCAGCCAGTGCCAGATTTCAACG GCACTGGTGGAGGAAGCCGTTTGGTTGCTACCTGTGGTGGAGACTCTCTCTGCGTGATTGACTGTGAAACCGGGCTGGTGATGAAGAAGTACAAAGTTCCTGGCGAG GAGTTCTTCTCCCTGGCCTGGTCCACAGTGTTGATGTCCAGGGGAGGCGGGGCCTCAGCTCAACACTGCAGCATTCTGGCAGCTGGAGGGAAGAAAGGACTGGTCAAACTGATCCACCCCAGAAATAACATGGCCTACGGGGAGTTCCGAGCCAGCCGCAAGGCGCTGTCTGTCCTGCGCTTCAACCACCGCCAGGGGAACTTCCTCTTCA CGGGATCATATGATAACAAGATTGTGATGTGGGACATCGGTGGAGTGGACAGCCAGTACAACTATAAAGTTGT TCAGCTGCTGGTGTTGGAGATCAGCGCCACTCCTCTACACATCTGCCTCCCCCCCACTTCCCCCAGCTCACACCTACTGACTGCCTGTGAGGACGGcctgcactgctacaacacacaactCGGCACCAACAACACAAAGAG taGGTCTGAGGAGATGGAGATAACTTTCCCCATATATAAGAAGGAAGACGAACACCATGACTACCACACCATTGATGGCCTGAGTTTTCTTACAGATGACATAGTGG CCTCCAAGAACTACATGCATGGTTCCATATACTTGTGGAGCTGGAGCAGGACCAAGGCTCAGCGGCCTGACAAGAAGGACAGGACAGTTTGTGCTGTGGTTCTGGCTGAGCTGCAGTGGGCCAACACTGAGATTCCCTACCTGGCTCTCAACACATGCCCTG gcCGAGCCTACATAGTGTGTGGTGATGACAAAGGCAGGCTATGGACATACCACGTCAACGACCTGCAGAAAAACAGTTTCCAGACTGGGAAACCCATACTGCCCACTGAG GTGCTGGAGTGGCCGACCCCGGTAAGAAAGGGAATCGGCCAGGTGGAGGGCCCCACCATCAACAGTGTAGCAATGGACCCTGAGCTCCACTACCTGGTGGCCCTTagtgacaaaaatatggtgatCGTGTGGAAGAGAGAAAAGTCCTCCTGA